One window of the Yamadazyma tenuis chromosome 6, complete sequence genome contains the following:
- a CDS encoding uncharacterized protein (EggNog:ENOG503NVA1; COG:S) encodes MSEEKLTNNTVEVHNSGTSSDKHQPEEESHYTGPLRWYDKKIVSFLPAYSESMVQIVMLAFTCFMLPGMYNALSGVGGAGISLSVSNNSSVSLYSTFCGYGFFAGWVCNIIGTKFSLMFGGVGYVIYSGSLLYYTKHSFTNADGVVEDYGGAAAFVVAAGAILGVCAGQLWAAQTSIIISYPAEHLKGKAIMTFWVIFNLGAVIGSAISLGNNMKNNSSVATDGTYAAFIALMCSGIIIAGCTLRPHQVWRGGVGSERVVQQQFPHWKVELINMAKMLYKEPKIYFLFPMFFASNWFYTYQFNDVNAARFTIRTRSLNSLLYWAAQMVGAAIFGNILDWKRFDRKTRVKIGWSIIMVLTFVIWGGGYDFQKKYTRESVAGMALIDFKKGSTYVGPMFLYIFYGMYDAMFQTFIYYTLGAMSNNPKKNAIYGAFFKSIQSAGAAIMWRLDYYEVPYMSMFASSWGLCAGALVLASPLIFFKISNHTEDAEDDLQGELLNRGLEISKSISQPEPKNPEV; translated from the coding sequence ATGTctgaagaaaagttgacTAATAACACCGTTGAGGTGCACAATAGTGGCACGTCCTCTGATAAACATCAACCAGAGGAAGAATCCCATTATACCGGTCCTCTTAGATGGTACGACAAAAAAATCGTGTCGTTTTTGCCAGCCTATTCTGAATCCATGGTTCAAATCGTGATGTTGGCTTTCACTTGTTTCATGTTACCAGGTATGTACAATGCCTTATcaggagttggaggtgctggTATCTCATTGTCAGTTTCAAATAACTCTTCTGTGTCCTTGTACTCCACCTTCTGTGGATATGGTTTTTTCGCCGGGTGGGTGTGTAACATCATTGGTACCAAGTTCAGTTTGATGTTTGGAGGAGTTGGGTACGTTATTTATTCGGGTTCCTTGTTGTACTACACGAAACACCTGTTCACCAACGCTGATGGTGTGGTTGAGGATTATGGTGGAGCTGCTGCCTTTGTGGTTGCTGCTGGGGCCATTCTTGGTGTGTGTGCTGGTCAGCTTTGGGCTGCCCAAACCTCCATCATCATCTCCTATCCTGCTGAGCACCTTAAGGGTAAAGCCATCATGACTTTCTGGGTCATTTTCAACTTGGGTGCTGTGATTGGAAGTGCTATTTCTCTCGGTAACAACATGAAAAATAACAGCAGTGTGGCCACCGATGGTACGTACGCCGCCTTCATCGCCTTGATGTGCTCGGGTATTATTATTGCCGGATGTACTTTACGTCCTCATCAGGTTTGGAGAGGTGGAGTTGGTTCTGAAAGAGTCGTCCAACAACAGTTCCCTCACTGGAAGGTTGAGTTGATAAACATGGCCAAAATGTTGTACAAAGAACCAAAGATCTATTTCTTGTTCCCCATGTTTTTCGCTTCCAACTGGTTCTACACTTACCAATTTAACGATGTCAATGCTGCTAGATTTACTATTAGAACCAGAtctttgaactctttgttGTACTGGGCCGCTCAAATGGTTGGTGCCGCTATTTTCGGAAACATCTTAGATTGGAAAAGATTCGACAGAAAAACAAGAGTCAAGATCGGCTGGTCCATCATCATGGTTTTGACATTTGTTATCTGGGGTGGTGGTTAtgatttccaaaagaagtaCACCAGAGAATCGGTGGCTGGCATGGCTTTAATTGACTTTAAAAAGGGTAGTACTTATGTGGGACCTATGTTCTTGTACATTTTCTACGGAATGTATGATGCCATGTTTCAAACCTTCATTTACTACACTTTGGGAGCCATGTCTAACAACCCTAAGAAGAATGCTATTTACGGAGCTTTCTTTAAGTCTATTCAATCAGCCGGTGCTGCTATTATGTGGCGTTTGGATTATTATGAAGTTCCTTACATGAGCATGTTTGCTAGTAGTTGGGGATTATGTGCTGGGGCCTTGGTACTTGCTTCCCCATTaattttcttcaagatctccaaTCACACCGAAGACgctgaagatgatttaCAAGGTGAATTGCTCAACAGAGGATTGGAAATTTCCAAGTCTATTAGTCAACCCGAACCAAAAAACCCTGAGGTTTAA
- the GAD2 gene encoding Glutamate decarboxylase 2 (COG:E; EggNog:ENOG503NVBV), which yields MSLQTPLETNRATELDRLLALVTPKILQHIEESDPSSSNFKQNALGQYRSPAEVKSHFAQFNSDFEPIKNDEQKLQHLINSVLDVSVNTWNPGFLDKLYASNNPIGVISDLILSVLNTNSHVFTVSPVLSVLENYVAREYGRLFFKDHQDTCGGLTFSGGSWSNITSLQMARALLYPDTKIQGNGSHRFAVYTSKHCHYSVEKAAILLGLGSGSVFKVAVNDDGTMHHESLEAAITDSIAQGFTPLYINATAGTTVFGSFDAFAPISRIAQKYRVWFHIDGSWGGNVVFSRRHRHRLDGCHTADSITVNPHKMLGVPTTCSFLLVPHVGKFQQAMSLDAPYLFHGRESDEENFDLADGTMGCGRRADSFKLYMAWKYYGTRGFEQRVDHAYDTVRYFLQATRQHPNFAVVGDPACLQVCFYYRPKSYEGDDLTPVTRYISRELHTQGRYLVDFSPHPQAGAQDEQGEFFRVVFNSPILTDAIIDDLVTAIVKAGEAFERDQRKI from the coding sequence ATGTCtcttcaaacacctttAGAAACTAATAGAGCAACCGAGCTCGATCGGTTGTTGGCACTTGTGACACCCAAGATCCTCCAGCATATCGAGGAGTCGGACCCCAGTTCTCTgaacttcaaacaaaacGCCCTCGGACAATACAGATCACCAGCTGAGGTGAAGAGCCATTTTGCTCAGTTTAACAGCGACTTTGAGCCCATCAAGAACGATGAGCAAAAACTCCAGcacttgatcaactcggTGTTGGATGTGCTGGTGAATACATGGAATCCAGGTTTTTTGGATAAACTCTACGCGTCCAATAATCCCATTGGCGTGATTTCAGACCTCATTTTATCGGTATTAAACACCAATTCACACGTTTTTACGGTGTCGCCGGTGCTCTCAGTGCTCGAGAACTACGTGGCCCGCGAGTACGGGCGGCTTTTTTTTAAGGACCACCAGGACACCTGTGGTGGGTTGACCTTCAGCGGAGGGTCTTGGTCCAACATCACATCGTTGCAGATGGCGCGGGCGTTGCTCTATCCTGACACCAAGATCCAGGGAAATGGCCTGCACCGGTTCGCGGTGTACACATCGAAACACTGCCATTACTCGGTGGAAAAAGCCGCTATTCTTCTCGGGCTCGGGTCTGGCAGTGTGTTCAAAGTTGCTGTCAACGACGACGGGACAATGCACCACGAGAGCCTCGAGGCAGCAATCACCGACTCTATTGCCCAAGGGTTCACGCCGTTATATATCAATGCCACCGCCGGTACTACAGTATTTGGGTCGTTCGATGCGTTTGCACCCATTTCCCGCATCGCCCAAAAGTACCGCGTGTGGTTCCACATCGACGGATCGTGGGGCGGTAACGTGGTGTTTTCGCGCCGCCACCGCCACCGCCTCGACGGGTGCCACACGGCCGACTCCATCACTGTTAACCCCCACAAAATGCTAGGGGTGCCAACCACATGCTCATTTCTTCTCGTGCCACATGTGGGTAAGTTCCAGCAGGCCATGTCACTAGACGCCCCGTACCTCTTCCACGGCAGAGAAAGTGATGAGGAGAACTTTGATCTCGCGGACGGTACTATGGGGTGCGGCCGCCGCGCTgactcgttcaagttgtacaTGGCCTGGAAGTACTATGGCACCCGCGGCTTCGAGCAGAGGGTCGATCACGCGTACGACACGGTGCGGTACTTTTTGCAGGCGACCCGCCAACATCCCAACTTCGCAGTAGTGGGAGATCCCGCGTGTTTGCAAGTGTGCTTTTACTACCGTCCCAAATCCTATGAGGGAGATGATCTCACCCCCGTCACTAGGTATATTTCACGAGAATTGCACACCCAGGGTCGATACCTCGTTGACTTCTCACCTCACCCACAGGCGGGGGCCCAGGATGAACAGGGTGAGTTTTTTCGGGTGGTATTTAACTCGCCCATCCTTACGGATGCCattattgatgatcttgTGACTGCTATTGTCAAAGCTGGGGAAGCGTTCGAACGCGACCAGAGGAAAATCTAA
- a CDS encoding uncharacterized protein (BUSCO:EOG09265I72; EggNog:ENOG503P5KG; COG:O) has protein sequence MGASCQDQKKALAVCLQRSPCVLIERNTPKDCLTKPELKKDLPALCVANFLSYMECKNGYFDMTKRMRGNAPLSTGKYDQIYDNLSSGNFDAKEEMRKLEVLNRNLSRESPSK, from the exons ATGGGTGCAAG TTGTCAGGATCAGAAAAAAGCGTTGGCGGTCTGCCTACAGAGATCACCATGCGTGCTCATCGAGAGAAACACTCCCAAAGACTGTCTCACCAAACcagaattgaagaaagatcTCCCGGCACTCTGTGTAGCCAACTTCCTCTCGTACATGGAGTGCAAGAACGGATATTTCGACATGACCAAACGAATGAGAGGTAATGCTCCGTTGTCTACTGGGAAATACGACCAAATCTACGATAACTTATCGAGTGGGAACTTTgatgccaaagaagaaatgagGAAACTAGAGGTGCTCAACCGCAACTTATCGCGGGAATCTCCTTCTAAGTAG
- the RSE1 gene encoding pre-mRNA-splicing factor rse1 (COG:A; BUSCO:EOG092607OQ; EggNog:ENOG503NZIJ) yields MYLYNFTSKASTSSVSSIIGQFTKKQQLVIATANTLETWIQQDEKIEKVRSQFSFGIIQKLEKLRPLGFDRDLLVITSDSGNLTVCEFKHEEFVPLFHEPHSKNGLRSITPGEYLDIDPHNRAIMISAVERNKLLYRVHVENERVSLSSPLECLSNNTFTLCTCAVDNGFNNPLFAAIEIDSNKKTVLNYYELDQGLNHVMKRTEDVPESANLLIPFDGLMVCCDGFILHNGKELAFPKKSKIVNYVIHKLKNDFFVLLQNEFGDLFKVDTDQINYFGHLPVSVAINIFKNGHLYANCSNTNKLYCQITGLKVSRSTSDNLENLELVQTIESLDPILDIKLKDSHLITANSTSVKTLVHGVPTTTIVESPLPSSPLKIFTTKLTRDDVNDAYLVISSSETSVLSIGEEVAEVTDSKFSKDPTILVQQVGKMALIQVYSNGIKHINGEKVTDWFPPAGINIIKASSNNQQLIIGLTNNEVIYFEVDVDDQLVEYQDKVELPTNITALAISKDFAVAGCADETVQVISLKQQNCLEILSMQMLSSNSSAIEFSEQEVHIGMENGLFVRTNIDARGKLSNTRVKYLGTKPIRLSKINDSILAISSKPWVGFKTNGNFNIVPLNDIDITDGTSFYSEDIGGEGIVGFRGNDLIIFTIDDFRNNFIISTEDIPATKLLVDNEVYSLGKELVRNNKEKFAFEESPLSICRFKDYVVVGVTNPNFLYTFKDMKLVHKTEVEMPPRSILEFNGRLLVGMDNLLRTYDLGKKQLLRKSSTAIKHINKIIRIVYQGKDRIVVGDSNNSTIFCKFIENSFVPISDDTMNRQITSLSTLDYDTVIGGDKFGNVFVNRIKYDNTYFVEESYLNGSSGRCQTLAEFFLNDIPMSFTKGTLVLGGPEVIIYAGLQGTIGILLPISESDFKFLSNLSIELNKDLLLGRDHMKFRGYYNSTHNVIDGDIIEKFLELNASSRIKISNKLNKSVREIENKINDYREKSAF; encoded by the coding sequence ATGTATTTGTACAACTTCACATCCAAGGCATCGACGCTGCTGGTATCTTCAATAATAGGCCAATTCACAAAAAAACAACAGCTTGTGATAGCCACTGCTAACACCCTTGAAACTTGGATACAGCAGGATGAAAAGATCGAGAAAGTGCGTCTGCAATTCAGTTTTGGGATCATCCAAAAGCTCGAAAAACTTAGACCTCTTGGTTTCGATAGAGACTTATTGGTGATAACATCAGATTCAGGAAACTTGACTGTATGCGAGTTCAAGCATGAGGAGTTCGTGCCGTTGTTCCATGAACCTCATTCAAAAAACGGTCTTCGAAGCATTACTCCCGGTGAGTACCTTGATATTGATCCCCATAACCGTGCAATCATGATCAGTGCAGTGGAACGCAATAAGTTGTTGTACCGAGTCCATGTCGAGAACGAACGGGTCTCGTTGAGTTCTCCCTTGGAATGTTTGAGTAACAACACCTTCACTTTGTGCACTTGTGCTGTGGATAACGGGTTCAACAACCCTCTCTTTGCTGCTATAGAAATCGattccaacaagaaaaccGTCTTGAACTACTATGAATTGGACCAGGGGTTGAACCACGTAATGAAACGTACGGAAGATGTGCCTGAATCggccaacttgttgatccCTTTCGATGGGTTGATGGTATGCTGTGATGGGTTTATATTGCATAATGGAAAAGAACTTGCCTTTCCCAAGAAGAGCAAGATAGTCAATTATGTGATCCataagttgaagaatgacTTCTTTGTGCTCCTACAAAACGAGTTTGGTGACCTCTTCAAAGTCGACACTGACCAGATCAACTACTTTGGCCACCTTCCTGTTTCTGTGGCTATCAAtattttcaaaaatgggCACTTGTACGCTAATTGTTCCAACACAAATAAGTTGTACTGTCAGATCACAGGTTTAAAAGTCAGTAGGTCTACCTCAGACAATTTAGAGAATCTTGAACTCGTGCAAACAATAGAATCATTGgatccaattcttgatatcaagcTTAAAGACTCCCATTTGATAACTGCTAATTCTACCAGTGTGAAGACGCTTGTGCATGGAgttcccaccaccacaatTGTAGAGTCTCCATTGCCATCGTCACCTCTCAAGAtattcaccaccaaactAACAAGAGATGATGTTAACGATGCTTATCTAGTTATATCTTCATCTGAAACATCGGTGTTGTCTATAGGAGAAGAAGTGGCAGAGGTAACAGACTCAAAGTTTTCTAAAGATCCTACTatacttgttcaacaggTTGGTAAAATGGCTTTGATACAAGTATATTCCAATGGTATTAAGCATATAAATGGGGAGAAAGTGACCGACTGGTTCCCACCAGCTGGGATCAACATCATAAAAGCTAGCAGCAATAATCAACAGCTTATTATTGGTTTGACTAACAACGAAGTCATTtactttgaagttgacgTTGATGACCAATTGGTAGAATATCAGGATAAAGTTGAGTTACCTACAAACATCACAGCCTTGGCTATTTCCAAAGACTTTGCGGTTGCTGGGTGTGCCGATGAAACCGTCCAAGTTATATCCTTGAAGCAACAGAACTGCTTAGAGATTCTATCGATGCAAATGCTTAGCAGCAACAGTTCTGCAATTGAGTTTCtggaacaagaagttcatATTGGAATGGAGAATGGGTTGTTTGTTAGGACCAATATCGATGCTCGAGGGAAATTATCCAATACGAGAGTAAAGTATCTTGGGACAAAGCCAATCCGtctttcaaaaataaaTGATTCGATTCTTGCTATATCCTCCAAGCCATGGGTGGGATTTAAGACCAATGGGAACTTCAATATAGTTCCTTTAAACGACATAGATATCACAGACGGAACTTCCTTCTACTCTGAAGATATCGGAGGTGAAGGAATTGTGGGATTTCGAGGTAATGATCTAATCATCTTCACTATTGACGACTTCAGGAACAATTTCATAATATCCACTGAAGATATTCCAGCAACTAAATTGTTAGTGGACAATGAGGTGTACTCGTTAGGGAAAGAGTTGGTTAGAAACAACAAAGAGAAGTTCGCTTTTGAAGAGTCACCATTGTCCATTTGCAGGTTCAAAGATTATGTTGTGGTGGGAGTGACAAATCCAAATTTCTTATACACTTTTAAGGATATGAAGCTTGTTCATAAGACAGAAGTTGAAATGCCACCGAGATCGATACTCGAGTTCAATGGAAGACTATTAGTGGGAATGGATAACCTCTTACGAACATACGATTTGGGGAAAAAGCAGCTATTGAGGAAGTCTTCCACTGCCATTAAACACATCAACAAAATTATCAGAATTGTTTATCAGGGAAAGGATAgaattgttgttggagattccaacaactccacAATTTTCTGTAAATTTATTGAAAATTCATTCGTACCGATTTCAGACGATACTATGAACAGGCAAATTACGTCCTTATCAACATTGGACTACGATACTGTaattggtggtgataaGTTTGGAAATGTGTTTGTCAACAGAATCAAATACGATAATACCTACTTTGTTGAGGAACTGTATTTGAACGGGTCATCTGGGAGATGCCAAACTTTAGCTGAGTTCTTCTTAAATGATATTCCCATGTCTTTCACAAAGGGAACTTTGGTTCTTGGAGGGCCAGAAGTTATTATTTATGCTGGGTTACAAGGTACTATTGGTATTCTTCTACCAATCAGTGAATcagacttcaagttcttgagcAATCTTCTGattgagttgaacaaagatTTATTACTTGGTAGAGACCATATGAAGTTCAGAGGATATTATAATTCAACTCACAATGTCATTGATGGAGATATAATTGAAAAATTCCTTGAATTGAATGCTTCAAGTAGAATAAAAATCTCCAATAAACTCAATAAGTCTGTGagagaaattgaaaacaagaTTAATGATTACAGAGAAAAGTCCGCCTTTTGA